In one window of Fictibacillus phosphorivorans DNA:
- a CDS encoding M4 family metallopeptidase, which translates to MTKKKWVAMGIAATLIAGAFGPSAMAATEQVKVKVSSDSGTPAFLAGKLSSKSKASAQKVLFDYVNSHKSIFKLGNSTAEDSFSILESTKEANGNTVLRLQQEYKGVPVWGYTQVAHINKNGELTVVSGEVAPNMDKQSKLTNAKQITGKKAVGIATAALGLKPEYEKKPKAEKIVLMKDGKAHFAYLVNLNYLTPEPGNWNYFIDAQSGEILNRYNDMHEVTGTNTTGTGKGVLGDSKTLNLTLSSGKYYMQDNTRGNGIFTYDMKNRTFLPEFFLPGTLYSGTDNVFDSSYDQAVVDAHYFAGLTYDYYKNTHGRNSYDNRGAQIKSSVHFNKNYNNAFWNGSQMVYGDGDGTNFIAFSGGIDVVAHELTHAVTDTSSDLVYQNESGALNEAMSDVFGTLVEYYNGKNPDFEIGEDVYTPAVAGDALRSMSDPAKYQDPDHYSVRYTGTGDNGGVHINSGIINKAAYLLSEGGSHYGVSVTGIGRDKLGAIFYRMNTVYLTSSSNFSQARAAAVQSATDLYGASSQAVTSVNQAFNAVGIQ; encoded by the coding sequence ATGACAAAGAAGAAGTGGGTTGCAATGGGGATTGCGGCAACATTAATCGCAGGTGCGTTCGGGCCATCAGCTATGGCTGCCACAGAGCAAGTAAAGGTGAAAGTAAGCAGTGATTCTGGAACTCCAGCTTTTCTAGCAGGTAAGTTATCTTCTAAATCAAAAGCTTCTGCACAAAAGGTACTGTTTGATTATGTGAACAGTCATAAATCGATCTTCAAACTAGGGAATTCAACAGCAGAAGATTCGTTCTCCATTTTAGAGAGTACAAAAGAAGCAAATGGGAATACGGTTTTAAGACTTCAGCAAGAATACAAAGGTGTTCCAGTTTGGGGTTATACGCAAGTAGCGCACATTAATAAAAACGGTGAACTTACCGTGGTCTCGGGTGAAGTTGCTCCAAATATGGACAAGCAGTCAAAATTGACGAATGCAAAGCAGATCACTGGCAAAAAAGCGGTAGGCATCGCAACGGCTGCACTTGGTCTAAAACCAGAATATGAGAAGAAGCCAAAAGCGGAAAAAATCGTACTGATGAAAGACGGCAAAGCGCATTTTGCGTATCTTGTAAACTTAAATTACTTAACTCCTGAGCCAGGGAACTGGAACTATTTTATTGATGCACAGTCAGGTGAGATCCTCAATCGGTATAATGACATGCACGAAGTAACAGGAACGAACACGACTGGAACTGGAAAAGGTGTACTAGGTGATTCAAAAACACTGAACCTCACGCTATCCAGCGGAAAGTATTATATGCAAGATAATACGCGTGGAAACGGAATCTTCACTTATGATATGAAGAACCGTACATTCCTGCCTGAATTCTTCTTGCCAGGAACGCTATACAGTGGAACGGATAATGTGTTCGACAGCTCATACGATCAAGCTGTCGTTGACGCTCATTACTTTGCTGGATTAACCTACGACTATTACAAAAATACACACGGACGTAACTCGTATGATAATAGAGGAGCACAGATTAAATCGTCTGTTCACTTTAATAAAAACTACAATAATGCTTTCTGGAACGGTTCACAAATGGTATATGGCGACGGTGATGGAACGAACTTTATTGCCTTCTCTGGTGGCATTGATGTAGTCGCTCATGAATTAACGCATGCTGTAACTGATACGAGTTCAGATCTTGTCTACCAAAATGAGTCAGGTGCTTTAAATGAAGCGATGTCTGATGTTTTTGGCACATTAGTAGAGTACTATAACGGTAAAAATCCTGATTTTGAAATCGGTGAAGATGTATACACACCTGCAGTAGCAGGAGATGCTCTTCGTTCTATGTCAGATCCGGCGAAATACCAAGATCCTGATCACTATTCTGTTCGATATACGGGAACAGGAGACAACGGAGGGGTTCATATCAACAGCGGAATCATAAATAAAGCAGCATACCTTCTTAGCGAGGGCGGCAGTCACTATGGCGTTTCTGTTACCGGAATCGGAAGGGACAAGCTAGGCGCGATCTTCTATCGTATGAACACGGTATATTTAACGTCATCTTCGAACTTCAGTCAGGCGAGAGCAGCGGCAGTCCAGTCTGCAACTGATCTATATGGTGCCTCGTCACAAGCTGTTACTTCGGTAAACCAAGCGTTTAATGCAGTAGGCATTCAATAA
- a CDS encoding AraC family transcriptional regulator: protein MDYEVCIQRTLDYIEENLQNRITLEELAELACFSPFHYHRVFQFLVGESVMDYVRKRRLSHAAKRLLQSDDKVIDIAFDLGFHYHESFNRAFKKQYGRSPREYRNASVHPVSLHQRAYLNMNRYTGGMNMEMKIIKKPAFHIIGYDLKTRNTDGQNNVDIPKFWENYIQKKLGEKIPSPLNKNQELGLCTEYNTATGEFVYMIGMEVEKGTPAPEGMSYRSFQEMEYAVFTTPKASEENFVQSIQQTWVEIFSKWFPDSGYEHNGKLEFELYDERCYGDENKQIDIYIPLVKKAEKVK, encoded by the coding sequence ATGGATTATGAAGTTTGCATTCAGCGGACACTCGATTATATTGAAGAGAATTTGCAAAACCGGATCACATTAGAGGAGCTTGCAGAGCTCGCTTGCTTCTCACCTTTTCATTATCATAGGGTGTTTCAATTTTTAGTCGGCGAATCTGTTATGGATTATGTTCGAAAAAGAAGACTCTCACACGCGGCAAAACGATTGTTGCAATCAGATGATAAAGTGATCGATATCGCTTTTGACCTAGGGTTTCACTATCATGAATCGTTTAATCGAGCTTTTAAAAAACAGTATGGCCGATCACCCCGAGAGTACCGGAATGCATCCGTTCATCCCGTCTCTCTCCATCAAAGGGCTTACCTGAATATGAACCGTTATACAGGAGGAATGAACATGGAAATGAAAATCATTAAAAAACCAGCTTTCCACATCATCGGGTATGACTTAAAAACACGCAACACGGACGGTCAGAATAATGTAGATATTCCAAAGTTTTGGGAGAACTATATTCAAAAGAAATTAGGAGAAAAAATTCCAAGCCCTCTAAACAAGAACCAGGAACTAGGGTTATGCACAGAGTACAACACGGCAACAGGTGAGTTTGTTTATATGATTGGAATGGAAGTGGAGAAGGGCACACCTGCTCCAGAAGGAATGTCCTATAGAAGTTTTCAAGAGATGGAGTATGCCGTTTTTACAACACCAAAAGCTTCAGAGGAGAACTTCGTACAATCGATTCAGCAAACATGGGTTGAAATCTTCTCTAAATGGTTCCCAGATTCAGGATATGAGCATAACGGAAAATTAGAGTTTGAGCTTTATGATGAACGCTGTTATGGAGATGAAAACAAACAGATCGACATCTATATTCCACTCGTGAAAAAAGCAGAAAAAGTGAAATAA
- the dnaN gene encoding DNA polymerase III subunit beta — MKFTIDQKLFSKALSDVGRAVSQKSLVPILSGIKVIAEDEGITLIGTNSDIIIKRFTPRDETSRNIRIDQTGSAVVSERYFTELIRKLPEEVTIEVDDKQVVKVRSGDIFTHLNGFRADEYPQLPEINGTNSISMDAKELKEVIKQTVFATAKNETRPVLTGVHFRFSNNQLTAVATNSQRLASRINDVYVKQETSFIVPSSSLNELVKQTIDYSGIVKIHSSDGYILFETDQVSLYSRLISGHYPNTSKLIPNEQNTMLSLNKERLEKGIERACLFAGEWKNNNITLSIKDHKLCISSGSSEMGQIQELQEIMDLTGDADLKISIDGHFLKEALHTIMDEEINIKFNGSMRPIVIESTHQKSSYLHLISPVRSF; from the coding sequence ATGAAGTTTACGATTGACCAAAAATTATTCAGTAAAGCTCTTTCTGATGTTGGAAGAGCTGTTTCTCAAAAATCACTCGTTCCCATTCTTTCAGGCATAAAGGTTATAGCAGAGGATGAGGGGATAACACTCATAGGAACAAACTCAGATATTATCATCAAACGGTTTACCCCTAGAGACGAAACGTCCCGAAATATCAGAATTGATCAAACAGGGAGTGCTGTAGTTTCAGAGCGATATTTTACAGAACTCATTCGCAAGCTACCTGAAGAAGTTACTATTGAAGTAGATGATAAGCAAGTGGTAAAGGTTAGATCGGGGGACATTTTTACTCATTTGAATGGATTTAGAGCGGACGAATATCCACAGTTACCTGAGATCAATGGAACAAACTCAATTAGTATGGACGCAAAAGAATTAAAAGAGGTCATTAAACAAACCGTTTTTGCTACAGCTAAGAATGAAACGAGGCCAGTCCTTACGGGTGTTCATTTTAGGTTTTCAAACAACCAGCTTACGGCTGTTGCGACTAATTCACAAAGATTAGCATCTAGAATAAATGATGTATACGTAAAGCAAGAGACGTCATTCATTGTTCCAAGCTCCAGTTTGAATGAACTTGTAAAACAAACCATTGATTATTCAGGTATCGTAAAAATCCACTCTTCAGACGGATATATCCTTTTTGAAACAGATCAGGTTTCTTTGTATTCTAGATTAATTTCAGGTCATTATCCGAATACGTCCAAACTCATTCCGAACGAACAAAATACAATGTTGAGTTTAAATAAAGAACGTCTCGAAAAAGGAATTGAACGGGCCTGCTTATTTGCTGGTGAATGGAAAAACAACAATATTACGTTAAGTATTAAGGATCATAAACTTTGCATCTCATCAGGCTCTTCTGAAATGGGGCAAATTCAGGAATTACAAGAAATTATGGACTTAACAGGCGACGCCGATCTTAAGATTTCGATCGATGGTCACTTTTTAAAGGAAGCTTTACATACGATTATGGACGAAGAGATCAATATAAAATTTAACGGCTCGATGAGACCAATCGTAATTGAATCCACACATCAAAAATCAAGTTATCTTCATCTCATTTCCCCCGTTAGATCTTTTTAG